One segment of Macrotis lagotis isolate mMagLag1 chromosome 1, bilby.v1.9.chrom.fasta, whole genome shotgun sequence DNA contains the following:
- the BDKRB2 gene encoding B2 bradykinin receptor, giving the protein MINSTQEVLSPGINESILNETKNIQCSAEFWDWFNVIQSPFLWIIFVLVTIENMFVLSVFCLHKSSCTVPEIYLGNLAAADLILGLALPFWAITIVNHFDWPFGEVLCKVVNSFTYMNLYCSIFFLMMVSIDRYLALVKTMSVGRMRGTFYAKCHSFIIWLFAMIVSSPVVVFRTLKHYDEEGHNVTICTLAYPSSNWLISTNIFLNIVGFVLPLCIISFCSVKIIHVLQNNEMQKFKEIQKEKKAAILVQVVLLLFIICWLPFQVSTLMDTLYKLKIISGCQIANVIDVLTQIGTYIGYCNSFLNPLVYVFVGKRFQKKSKEVFKEWFKIGWCQSDSIQTENSMNTLKTSISVDWQINKVHRHQ; this is encoded by the coding sequence ATGATCAACAGTACACAAGAAGTCCTTTCACCTGGAATTAATGAATCAATACTCAATGAGACCAAGAACATCCAGTGTTCTGCTGAATTTTGGGATTGGTTCAACGTAATCCAGAGCCCATTCCTCTGGATCATCTTTGTGTTGGTCACAATTGAAAACATGTTCGTTCTCAGCGTCTTCTGTTTGCACAAAAGTAGTTGCACAGTGCCTGAAATTTACTTGGGTAACTTAGCGGCTGCTGACCTCATTTTAGGACTTGCCCTCCCTTTCTGGGCCATTACCATTGTCAACCACTTTGACTGGCCCTTTGGGGAGGTGCTCTGTAAAGTGGTGAACTCCTTTACATACATGAACTTATATTGCAGCATTTTTTTCTTGATGATGGTCAGTATTGATCGATACCTGGCTCTGGTGAAAACCATGTCTGTGGGTCGAATGAGAGGAACCTTTTATGCTAAATGCCACAGTTTCATCATATGGCTTTTTGCAATGATAGTGAGCTCCCCTGTGGTGGTTTTCCGGACCCTAAAACACTATGATGAGGAGGGCCACAACGTCACTATTTGTACCTTAGCCTACCCATCATCCAACTGGTTAATTTCCACCAATATTTTCCTGAACATTGTAGGCTTTGTGCTGCCCCTCTGCATCATCTCTTTCTGCTCTGTGAAAATCATCCATGTCCTGCAGAACAATGAAATGCAGAAGTTCAAGGAGatccagaaagagaagaaagccGCCATTCTTGTCCAGGTGGTTCTTCTGCTCTTCATCATCTGCTGGCTTCCTTTCCAGGTCAGCACATTGATGGATACCCTCTATAAGCTAAAAATCATCTCAGGCTGTCAGATTGCAAACGTTATAGATGTGCTTACGCAGATAGGAACATATATTGGTTATTGCAACAGCTTTCTGAATCCTCTAGTATATGTTTTTGTGGGGAAAAGATTCCAGAAGAAATCCAAGGAGGTCTTCAAGGAATGGTTCAAGATTGGGTGGTGCCAATCAGATTCAATACaaacagaaaattcaatgaaCACTTTGAAAACCTCCATATCAGTGGACTGGCAGATAAACAAAGTGCATAGACATCAGTAA